A stretch of DNA from Oncorhynchus nerka isolate Pitt River linkage group LG22, Oner_Uvic_2.0, whole genome shotgun sequence:
acatttgaggttaaagatctgctatcacacttttgggaaagggcttgtgaaGAAAAATCTTATTTGCTGAACTGAGAGCTCTTTAAATTTGAGGTGTCCAAATACCTTAGAAAATATAGTAGTAATCTTGCTAAgaccagaagagctgaggaggaaaaggtgatcaTTAAGATAACTTCCCGTTCTCAGAGGTCCCCAGCCGACCTCtcggggaggagaagatggaactaatttaataaactggataatatacagtcgtatgaaaaagtttgggaacccctgacaATTTCCATGATTTCCATTTATAAATAATTGGGTGTTTGGATCAGCAATTTCATTTTGATCTATCAAATAACTGATGGACACAGTAATATTTCAGTAGTGAAATGAGGTTTATTGGATTAACAGAAAATGTGCAATATGCATCAAAACAAAATTAGACGGGTGCATAAATTTGGGCACCCCAATAGAAAAATCAATATCAATATTTAGTAGAGCCTCCTTTTGCTAAGATAACAGCCTCTAGTTGCTTCCCATAGCCTCTAATGAGTGTCTGGATTCTGGATGAAgatattttggaccattcctccttacaAAACATCTCCAGGTCAGTTAGGTTTGATGATTGCCTAGCATGGACAGCCCACTTCAAATcatcccacagattctcaatgatattcaggtctggggactggTATGGCCATTCCAGAACATTGTACTTGTTCCTCTGCATAAATGCCCGGGTAGATTTTGAGCAGTGTTTAGGGACGCTGTCTTGTTGAAATATCCAGCCCGGGCGTAACTTCAACTTTGTGACTGATTCTTCAACATTATTCCCAAGAATCTGCTGATATTGAGTGGAATCCATGCGACCCTCAACTTTAACAAGATTCCCAGTTCCAGCACTGGCCACacagccccacagcatgatggaacCCCCACCAAATTCTACTGTGGGTAGCAAGTGTTTTTCTTGGAACGCTGTGCTCTTTTGCCGCCATGCATAACGTCCCTTGTTATGACCAAATAACtaaatctttgtttcatcagtccacagcaccttattccaaaatgaagcTGGCTTGTCCAAATGTGCGTTTGCATACCTCAAGCGACTCTGTTTGTGGCGTGTGTGCAGAAAAGGCTTCTTCCGCATCACTCTCCCATACAGCTTCTCCTTGTGCAAAGTGCGCTGAATTGTTGAACGATTCCTAAGCCATCTGCAGAAAGATGATGTTGTAGGTCTTTGGAGGTGGTCTGTGGGCTGTTTTTGACCGTTCTCACCATCCTTCGCCTCTCCAGTATTTGACTTGGCCTGCCACTTCTGGCCTTAACAAGAACTGTGCCTGTGGTCTTCCACTTCCTCACTATGTTCCTCACAGTGGACACTGACAGCTTAAATCTCTGTGATAGCTTTTTGTAGCCTTCCTCTAAACCATAATGTTGAACAATCTTTGTTTTCAGGTCATTTGAGAGTTGTTTTGAGGCCTCCATGTTGCCACTCTTCAGAGGAGAGTCAAAGAGAACAACAACTTGCAATTGGCCACCTTAAATACCTTTTCTCATGATTGGATGCACTTGTCTATAAAGTTCAAGGCTTAATGAGCTCACTAAACCAATTGTGTGTTCCAATTAATCAGTGCTAAGTAGTTACAGGtattcaaatcaacagaatgacAAGGGTGCCCACATTTTTGCATAGCCTATTTTTCACATCAGATTTAAATTTCAATAGCAACTTAATATTGCTACACTAAAAATCTTTGTCTGGACAATACCCCAGTACTCAGTTTTTATTAGAAAATGAATGGCATGCCACTGTGATATCTTTCTGTGACGACAGAGTGAATTATTATGCAGCCTCAGAGGGGTGCCCAAACGTTCTCATACGACTGTATATAAATTAAAAGCAGAAGGAGCCTTTTATTACATCTAGGAAAAATGgattgaggagggagaacagaattcATCCTATTTCTTTAGACTTGAGAAATTTCACTCTAAAAATAACACTATCCATAAGTTAAACATGATGGTGATATTACAGATGACCAAAAATGAATCGCTAAATACTGTAGCAAtttttacagaaaattgtatagCTCTACGTATGGTCAGGAATCGACATATATGTTTTTTTAACTCACTGAATAGTGTTCACTCTATCAGTGATATAGAATTTAAACAGTGTGATGAACCAAAGTTGAAGAGATTAGAGTctatcaaacatctaaagaaaaataaatcaccaggtgttgatggtattacatcagaattttacaaattattttctgaacaagtagctcccttcctatttgaagtcttttgagagagtattaaaaacaatgttccccctcctacaatgagtcaggggttaataacactgatacctaagcctaaaaaagaagtgctgctcatcgataactggagtccaatttgtcttcttaataatgactaAGATATTAGCCTTACTACttgcaaaaataattaaagaagaagtcctggatgcaatcattgataaaacacagtctggcttcatgaggaacagacatttctaacaatgtcagactagtattagacGTACTTGACTACTCAAACctaataactgaggatagcttcatattatttttagatttttataaagcatttgacacagtagagcatcagtttctcttccactcccttgagagacTTGGCCTTGGGGATTTTTCCTGTAAGGCTATTAAGACTCTCTCTGCAAATGGTAtctatcaaattgaaatatggcacctcacctagatttAAGTTAAAGAGAGGACttaggcaaggttgtcctatctctccgtacctgtttttattaatcacccaacttcttgcaaattctttaaataatagtcatgtacaaggtatttccatagTTGGTAAATAAATTATTATAAGCCTGCTGGCTgatactacactttttctgatagacgctaaccaaattcccatatcgatcaatgtgatacaatccttttccaaagcgtctggtctatatcttaacattaataaatgtgaactcatagctgtcaaagattgtgacaccttcatattatggtattctAGTAAAATAATTACTTACctatttaggcataaccattacacaggagcagaagtctagaggcttactaaattttaaccctcttattaaaaaaaacagaggacgctaaatcaatggctacagagggacttatctttaaaaggtacagtcctaataaccaaggctgaaggtatctttatatcttgacagtaaaataagcaaggagatagaccagctgcttttcaactttctttggagaaaccgtacccattgcattaggaaaactgttgtaatgaacacttgtgagaatggtggactgaattttctggactttactaCCTTAAATAatacggcagcgtagcctagtggttagagcgttggactagtaaccggaaggttgcaagttcaaacccccgagctgacaaggtacaaatctgtcgttctgcccctgaacaggcagttaacccactgttcccaggctgtcattgaaaataagaatttgttcttaactgacttgcctggttaaataaaggttaaaaaaaataaaaaaaatataaaaaaattggataaaacaattcctaagaagactcacttctatctggaatgttattcctcatcatgttttctctacttttggtggccttaacttcatgttgttttgcaattataatattgacaaagttccagtgaaactgcTTTTCCATCGGCAGGTtctcttgtcatggtccttaatttataaacacaatttttctccacacagatcttgtatatggaataatcgggatatattgtataaaaaaatacttatttgtttttagaatattggttccgaaataatatcctattggtgagccaactggtaaatgcagaatattttactcagttataaggaattcttatcactttacaaggtccctgtaacacctaaagattttgcaattgttttagatgccattccctcaggtgttgctatgttattcaggaacatgtcaagacctgaccctcagagcctaccttctgttgaccctgttgactcatcagtaggaaagatttctcttttggtccattcaacaacagagcgatgcgaaccttgtttcagcaggatgttgtatctataccttatgtcatgccttattggaatggatttattgataatatctgttgtaaaaaagtttggatgttgccacacacatacctacttgttaacaataTTAAGGAAGTTTCTAATTGAACAGGtttaggtttataattgaacacatttatgaagattttacactattgtggagagattacatttacatttaagtcatttagcagacgctcttatccagagcgacttacaaattggtgctttcaccttatgacatccagtggaacagccactttacaatagtgcatctaagtcttttaagggggggaggtgtggggggggggggtgagaaggattactttatcctatcctaggtattccttaaagaggtggggtttcaggtgtctccggaaggtggtgattgactccgctgtcctggcgtcgtgagggagtttgttccaccattgggggccagagagatgtactgtttggattctttacatacaatagaaataagctgaaacatttttatgtaattaatttcattattcttttggccaattgtcatatacacaaatgtaaatttacaaacagaaaaccacattttcgtaccctacaaaatggaactattttaagacggttaaatgctctactaacaaaaaagctgttagaattgtaagtatatgcatgtcccttaaggtccttgtgtaattgtaatgtgatattgtaccccctagccccgcccccagccccgcccctagctcgattgtccattgtttgtaatatacgtatgcttgtgttccctcatgtgctttatgtatatatttgttgttaataaaaaaatatattgctAGCTGTCACTTAAATGGGGAGGGACTGAAGCTCACTGGCTGGAACTCAAATTGCAAGGGggctggcctaggaacagtgggttaactgtctgttcaggggcagaacgacagatttgtacctggtcagctcgggagtttgaacttgcaacctttcggttactagtccaatgctctaaccactaggctaccctgccgcccctagggAAAATGGCGCAGCGTAACTTTCAAACAAGAGAttttgtggctaattgaggtaagacagtagttctgctcatagattatgcatgtatgaactacacattgacaccaGCAGCAAAGCGGGAGGTTTAAAGCGGGAGGTTTAAAAAAAGGGTCAAATCTGTGGTGTCTCTGTTCTCTAGCAAGTGCTTGGTATTGTGTAAACATTTTTCTCATCTATGTCCTGTTCTATAGCTGCACATGGCTGATCGAATAAGGCGAGATGGAGGCCGGGAGAAAAGGTATGACTGACCGCACATATCACCCAACATTTGTTTTATAAATAATATCACCTGTAGGCCTGACCGCACACATATCACCTCACAGTTATGATCTGGACGTGGTACTCACACAGACAACTGCAAAAATGCCTGTGGGCGTGTCCATATTGCCTCGTGATTTGATTCTGTATCTTCCTGACCATGTCTCCACAGAGCATTtcttcagggtcctgttggaCATGGTGGGTATGGACAAGTTGAAGACGTGGGCTGCAGTGAACCATGGGACCATCGTGCTCTGTTGGTGAGTACCTCTACACTGTTAGATCCAATCCCTCTACCCAGTCACATAGCAAAAACTCCAGCACAATGGACTAATCCTGCAAAGCAAGCAAACTGGTGCTTAACTAAAACGAGTGTTAATAGAAGAAATGATTCCAGCTCCTACCGATTGAAGTTCCCTAATCTTGTTGATTCATATGCTCTGAAATTAGACTAAGATTTCTTTGGTTATTTCTTagttatttaaacatttaaatcttCAATGTTCTGCTTGTTATATCAGCCTAGCTGTTTGTTAGTTGCCAGTGAAGTTGAGTGAAAAGGGAGAAAAGGGCGGGGCCAGCTAGGGGTTAAGCATGTCTTACAGGGAGACTGTTTGTATTCATTCTCCATATCGCTGGGTGATGTGGGTAAGAAAAGGGCGGGCACAGCTGCCCATTGTGAAACAGCAACAAGCAGTGGATTACATTTCAATTCCTTTCGTTTAATTTTCTGGTTTCTCTGCCACTTCCCTTGTTCCTTTTCACTCTAGTCCCCACCCCTTCCTCCATGTGCCCATTGTCCTTCTGTAATCACTAAGACGTTAAACACAGATTTCTGGTTCTCATTTATAAGCAGTATAGTCTAACAtcaaattattttatttaattcTAGACGTTCACTTTTCGCTATTGATATTCATTTTAGTATGGGTAGAAATGTTACTACCCAGTATGAGATGTGGGGAAGAAATGTGGGATATGTAAAGGTTACCTTCAACAAGCTCTCTTGTTAGTGGAGGGATTGGccagggtaggcagtcattggaaatacaaatttgttctaaacttttaaccaggcaagtcagttaaatgaTATTTTGTTTGTTTCCTGAACAGTGCCGATGGGAGTGTTGCCGGGGAGATCAGGGAGGTATTAAAGGCCTACTACGCTCCAGAACTACAGAAGATCCAGCACTGTAAAGGAGTGGAAGTTCTGCTGGAGAAACTGGTCTGATACAGATACCATCTCACCAACATTGACCCCCTCTGAGATACTTCACCAACTATTGTGACCTCACCAACTGGAGTCACAGGTTCTCATAACTGTCCCCTTTGACCTGACCATCCTGGTGAAATCCCTACTATGACACGAAGATGGATGAAAAGAAACACTGATTTGTACTGCATTTTGTCAAATTCATTTAGGTGTGCTTGTTTGTAAAGCTGTGGAGCAAGTATTTAAATGTAAAAGGCACAAATACTGGCAGTGTTTTTGTATAATCTTGTAACTGATCGGTATGAGTTGTACTAGCTGACCCAGGAGCTGGAATTAACTAAAAGAAAACATGTTATTGCAACACAAACTATCCATTGGCAGAGAATGTCAGTAAGCaaatttcatatttttttttcaTCTGTAGAATATTAACCCTGATGGTTTGTGTGTCGTCACCTTTATGCCACGTTAAATCACCAAGCCGTGGTCCGGTCTGGTAGTCTGCTCATCTATGACGGAAGGAAGCCTGCATTCTCACTAGCAAATTCATTTAGTGGGCCCTGCTCAGGTTCCATCTGTCCTGGTGTCTGATCCGGACAGACCCAGTCAGACGAAACGGCTTATTTCTTCCAGAGGCCTCACATTCTTCTAATCAGTAGAGGATTATCAATGGCTGCCTGTGTGGCTACTATTTGGGAGGTTTAGGCTCATGGCAGTAGTCGGacttgcactacttttgagaatTTTGTTGACCAGTGAAGACAATTTGGGAATCAAATCAACACTGAGAGCTGTGCTGTTATTTTGATGATGCTCTTTTTAGCAAAAGGTCTGAAGTTTAAATACAGTATCAATGTTCAGGTGGCTGGTGAACCTTGTGGGTAACACTGACAGAGTTTATCAACAAATATTTTCCGGGAGGAAATGTTTGCTTATCTGAGAGTACTTGAGGTTTTCTAAACACACATGATCAGTGACCTACTCTTTTTAATCTTCTGGTGTGGAAACATTGCAAGCTGCTTCCATATTCATAAATCCGCTTTGGGAAGATTCAATCTTCCAGATACCCAGATTATTTAACCTGTCTGCAGATTCATCCAGATGTTGCATTTTGAACGTATTATTTCAGACCCGACCGGGTGCCGTTCTGCAGTGGATTATGTCTTCTTGTTGGGATAACATGGCCATAAGGACTGGAGGGGAATAGTGTGGTATACAaatatagttgaagtcagaagtttacatacacttaggttagagtcattacaacttctccacaaatttcttgttaacaaactatcgttttggcaagtcggttaggacaactactttgtgcatgacaagtcatttttccaacaattgtttagacggATTATTTAACtttttcactgtatcacaattccagggggtcagaagattacatacactaaattgactgtgcctttaaaacagcttggaaaattccagaaaatggatgtcaattagcctatcagaagcttctagagctatgacatcatttgagtcaattggagatgtacctgtggatatatttcaaggcctaccttcaaactctttttgcttgacatcatggctgatttcttttgattttcccaagacctcagaaaaacaaattgtagacctccacaagtctggttcatccttgggagcaatttccaaatgcctgaaggtaccacagtcatctgtacaaacaatagtacacaagtataaacaccatgggaccacacatccatcataccactcaggaaggagatgcgttctgtctcctagagatgaacgtactttggtgcgaaaattgcaaatcaatcccagaacaacagcaaaggaccttgtgaagatgctggaggaaacgggtacaaaagtatctatatccacagtaaaatgagtcctatatcgacaacctgaaaggccgctcagcaaggaagaagccactgctccaaaaccgccataaaaagccagactacggtttgcaactgaacatggggacaaagatcatactttttggagaaatgtattctggtctgatgaaacaaaaatagaactgtttggccataatgaccatcattatgtttggaggaaaaaagggggatgcttgtaagccgaagaacaccatcccaactatgAAGcaccggtggcagcatcatgttgtgggggtgctttgctgcaggagggactggtgcacttcacaaaatagatggcatcacgaggatggAAATatacaataaccccaagcatacttccaaagttgtggcaaaatggcctaaggacaacaatgtcaaggtattggagtggctatcacaaagccctgacaatcctatagaaaatttgtgggcagaactgaaaaagtgtgtgcgagcaaggaggcctacaaacctgactcagttacaccagctctgttaggaggaatggaaCAACATTcttgaagcttgtggaaggttacctgaaacatttgacccaagttaaacaatttaaaggcaatgctaccaaatactaattaagtgtatgtaaacttctgacccactgggaatgtgatgaaagaaataaaagctgaaatatatcactactattattatgacatttcacattcttaaaataaagtggtgatcctagcagacctaagacagggatttttactaggattaagtgtcaggaattgtttagaaaaactgagttgaatgtatttggcgaaggtgtatgtaaactttccaCTTCAACGGCCTCATTTCTTCTGTATGAAGTCTAAGAGTCTAAATCTCATGTGTAGTTGAAGGATCACTTTAGATGAAAAAGAATAATGATTACTTTGTCAGCATTATTTTTGCTACAATGCAAGGTTGCACTCCCCTCCTTAGGAGCATTAATATCCAAGTACGTAATTCCATACACGAATCTTATGTTTGGCAATGAAACTATGCAAGCAATAAAAATCATATTTATAGGAGAATCCATTTCTAAAACCTGAATTGAACCATTTATACAGTAAAACAGATGCATAGTAACGCCAGCTCCCTGGGAACCCCACTTGGTAGTGGCGTAAGTCACAAAATAACTTAATTGAATGGAAAGTCTCCCATAGTGATCTTAGAACATTCAGTGTGTCTATGGACAGCATTTGGTTAACTTCCTGGCCGCCCTCTTGGCGAACCTGACCTTGCCCCGAGCCTTCACTGTAGACGTGAACTCCTGAGACTTCAGCTTGGTATAGTAGTCTGAGAACTTATTGTACAGGATGGAAATGGGCATGCCGTTCAAAATGACCCCAAAGGAGATGCAGGTGAAAGCAAACAGCCGGCCCAGGATGGTCTCTGGAAACATGTCTCCATAGCCCACAGTAGAGATGCTCACCTGAGGGAGAAAGCCAATGGTAATTTTATTTGTAAACACGAACGTAGTCTCTACTGAACTTGCTAACATTGCCAGGACCGGAGTTGACCCTTcatggtgtgtgtgagtgccaCAGTGTTCATGACAGGCATGGGAGAAGGCCAAGGAGAGCCCATGTGAAAAGCTTTGTGTGGAGGGTTAATCGAAGGGAGGGCGAGTGAAGTAGTTTATGAGTTTCTGAGGCTATATTCGCTGTCCTCCTGAAGGCTGTTGAAGCATTGTTAAATGGAATTACAGAACTAAGGGACTAGGTTAGTCTACAGTCAATGGACGTAGGACAGATCAATTTACATGTCCTCATCTAACGCCTTCAATTAATTAAGGTGGAAGTGCCTCAAGGGGAATCCTTAAATACCTTTCCTCTGGCAGAGTTCAGCCGTCCTTAATACCATTTTGCACGTATGTACACTAGGTGTACATAAACATTAAGAATGccttcctaatactgagttgagcagcagcattgcagttcttgacaaacgggtgcacctggcacctactacctgaTAGGAATtgtatgaataatgactaaacaatatctACATTTTAAATAGAACTATAACTAATTCAActctactctgttttattatatctgattaacaatattaaTTCATAAGGAATGGATTGTGGAGCATGAAACAGGGGgtaattaaataaaataaataccatTCCAGCCAGGTTAGAGGGGACTGGAATTGTGGGTTTTTAAGTAACCTACGGTTGAACCGACTCAACTTAGCTCTGGGATGTTTAGATAAGGCAGTGTGTGTTTTCTTAGGTTTTCCATTAGCTGGAACTGTCTGCTGAATGGTGATGGATGAAAACTTCAGAAGTTTTTATCTTGATTTAACTGTGTGTCTGGAGTAAGAGAGCAAAGGGGTGGTAATAAACTATTGAACTGTTGGGAGGAAGAACATTTTATAACCTATGACGTcatattttgtatataaactgtttgTGGTTACATGGCAGCGCGCTCTGAGAATAAATACTATTATCTAAttttgataagactggtctctgtctattttatgcaaataggAATCAGTCATTCTgatggaaagagcaagtgttctTAATAtttagtacactcagtgtatattttagGCATGGAAAAATAGCTTCCACATCAGCTCTAATTAATAtttagtacactcagtgtatattttagGCATGGGGGAAAATAGCTTCCAAAACCGCTCTAATTAATAtttagtacactcagtgtatattttagGCATGGGGGAAAATAGCTTCCACATCCGCTCTAATTAATAtttagtacactcagtgtatattttagGCATGGGGGAAAATAGCTTCCACATCAGCTCTAATTAATATatagtacactcagtgtatattttagGCATGGGGGAAAATAGCTTCCACATCAGCTCTAATGAATAtttagtacactcagtgtatattttagGCATGGGGGAAAATAGCTTCCACATCAGCTCTAATGAATAtttagtacactcagtgtatattttagGCATGGGGGAAAATAGCTTCCACATCAGCTCTAATTAATAtttagtacactcagtgtatattttagGCATGGGGGAAAATAGCTTCCACATCCGCTCTAATTAATAtttagtacactcagtgtatattttagGCATGGGGGAAAATAGCTTCCACATCAGCTCTAATTAATAtttagtacactcagtgtatattttagGCATGGGGGAAAATAGCTTCCACATCAGCTCTAATTAATAtttagtacactcagtgtatattttagGCATGGGAAAATAGCTTCCACATCAGCTCTAATTAAACAAGGTGGGGATATAAGGGCAGCTACTTGCAATGTGAAAAAGTATCTTAAAAGGCAACAGTGATAATAGGCTACTGTAGCTGACAGGGGTGTGATGAAACAATTATTTCTGCCAGCATGTTGGTGACTAGGTGGAATTGAAATGTAAGTGACCAGACATTATCATAATCCACAGGTAACAATGAATCAATGTTGCTCAAAACTGTAAAACCCAATTGTGTGTATTGTCAACAGTACCAAATAAACAGAGACAGCACAGAGCAGGGCCAGAATGACAGTCCAGGATATGCAGTGTTATTGTAATAATATACCAGTTACTTGCTGGGACATAAGTGAATGTTTCAAAATAAGGAAACTAATCAATTAAGTAATATAATCATCTTTAGCCAATTACTTATAATAACCAATGAAATAGTATGGGATTACTTACAGCTGCCCACCACCATGCCTGAGGGATGCTGGTGAAGTTGGTCTGATGGACATCATGCTCTACAGTGTAGACCATGGCAGAGAAGGTGAGGATTCCCATGGCGATGAAGAGGAAGAGGCAGCCCACTTGCTGGTAGCACTGGCGCAGCGTGAAGCCAAATGCCCTCAGCCCCGTAGAGTGACGGGCCAGCTTCAAGACACGGAAGATCCTCATCAGACGCATGATTCTCAAAACCTGGCCCAATTTGCCCACCCGGCCCACCGTCTCGATGTCTTGGTGCTTCCCGTAGTTGTCGGTCTCGAAGCACTCCAGTACCAGCTGCAGGTAGAGGGGTAAGATAGCGATCAGGTCCACCCCGTTCAGGACGCTTTTTCCGAAGCGCGGCAGGTCCGGGGTGGACACCAGACGCAGCAGGTATTCCATGGTGAAGAAAGCGATGCAGAAGGTTTCCACATACTCCCCATAGGTCTTCCCACTCAgctgtcccatggtggtggtatACTGCATCTCCTCCACTGTGTTCAGCGTCATGGCCACCAGGGACATCAGCACGAAGAAGCTGGAGGCTACAGCCATGAGCTTGGCAGTGACCGAAGAGAAGGGCTTCTCCATCAGGTTCCAGATGATGTGACGCATCTGGCCCAACGCCATCCCGTGGAACAACTCCTCATTCTCCTCCATCTCAACCTCTGCCTCCAGCTCCCTCTGGATCTTCAGCTGCTCACTGAGCTCGTCCTGGCGCTCCTCGAAGGAGATGCGGCAGCAGCGGTGTGTGTTCCTGATCCTCACGCCCCAGTAGTTGATCTCCTCCAGGAAGTTCCTGGGACACAGCTCGTCCTTAATCCAGAGGACGCCCGTCCGGTAGAAGTTGAAAATGTTGTGGAAGATGTCCGGGTCTCTGTCGAAAAAGAACTCGTTGTTCTGGACAATATAGTCGTCACACAGGTCCAGTTTCctgttgtggtctgtgtatgtcgCCAGGCGGCCGATCCTGGTCTTGGGATACTTGGCAGCCACCCTGTAGGAGATCTGATACACCGTCCCACCCACGTTGATGTTCAGCATGTAGTTCTTCGCAGGAAAGGAGAGGCCTCTTGTCAGGTATGTCATTACATCTTCCTCATCTTTGTACTCTGCGTAGATGTCACGGCTGAGTTCTTGCATGGAGTTCCATGGTTTCACCAAGTTGTTCTGGGTGAAGGGAATATTGTTGTCCTCCTCTGGGTCCTTGTATGTGGGGCCTGTCCCCCCGACTTTGTAGTTGGGGAAGAGGCTCCGTCTCCTTTTGAGCATCCTGGAGG
This window harbors:
- the LOC115119744 gene encoding potassium voltage-gated channel subfamily V member 2-like; this translates as MLKRRRSLFPNYKVGGTGPTYKDPEEDNNIPFTQNNLVKPWNSMQELSRDIYAEYKDEEDVMTYLTRGLSFPAKNYMLNINVGGTVYQISYRVAAKYPKTRIGRLATYTDHNRKLDLCDDYIVQNNEFFFDRDPDIFHNIFNFYRTGVLWIKDELCPRNFLEEINYWGVRIRNTHRCCRISFEERQDELSEQLKIQRELEAEVEMEENEELFHGMALGQMRHIIWNLMEKPFSSVTAKLMAVASSFFVLMSLVAMTLNTVEEMQYTTTMGQLSGKTYGEYVETFCIAFFTMEYLLRLVSTPDLPRFGKSVLNGVDLIAILPLYLQLVLECFETDNYGKHQDIETVGRVGKLGQVLRIMRLMRIFRVLKLARHSTGLRAFGFTLRQCYQQVGCLFLFIAMGILTFSAMVYTVEHDVHQTNFTSIPQAWWWAAVSISTVGYGDMFPETILGRLFAFTCISFGVILNGMPISILYNKFSDYYTKLKSQEFTSTVKARGKVRFAKRAARKLTKCCP